The Corynebacterium coyleae genome segment CCGCATATCTCGCGCAAAGTTATATAGGACCTCCGCGTTGGAGACCGCAACCATAGAGCTCAGCCACCTCTCAAGGACATCCGAGCAGTACTCTGAGAGTTCATCGTTCACTAAACCACTCCCGCGGGTGAAAATCCGATAAAGCACTTCGTTTTCATCAGCAGTTGGGACGCTGTCCAGATACCCTTTAAACAGAGGCCATTGACCGAGGGTGATTGCGCCCCCGTTTGAGGACGGGTTAGTGGGAGAGAAAGGCGCCACAAGAGACTCCGAGGGAATCAGCCCGCCACTGTCTTTAATGGACTTAACGAGCGACGAGAGGTAGTCGAAACGGACCAGCGGTTCCGGCGCCTTGATCACGTGAGACACTCCCGCCATTGATGCGAGTTGGGAAGCTATTGCAACTTCTTTGTCGCTAGCAACCCCATGAGTTACACACTTAATTTCGTCGAAATCTGTTTTCGAAAAGAGGCCTAACAGAAACCTCGAGTCCAATCCCCCACTGAGCCTAATTTGCAGATCTCCATAAGATGATCGCGCGTAACACCGGCTGGCAGCATTTTCTAGAGCAGTAGCTAATTCAGGCGCTGCGTACCGGCGAGGATCCGACTGTTGATCAATCTCCGGTGTCGATTGGATAGGCGCAGCAACAAACGTAAAGCTCCTGCCGCTAATTGATAGAGCAGAACGCGATGGGAGTGTTGTCACGCTCTGGAACGGCGAGATTCCGGAAATCGAATAGCCGAATTCTAGGTACTCCGCCAGATACGCATGGTTAAGGTCCTCAATGCGGACTCGTCGTTTCAGTTCAGCGAGTTTGCAAATGATAGGCCGATTGCTGATTAGAAAGTGTTCCTGGGAATCGCAGAAATAGATGGGGTCCATAGCAGGGACTGTGTTCCATGCCAGAACTCGTTTAGCACTCGAATCTCCGTAAACTGTCGCAAATGAACCCCAAACTGGTTCACTAAAATACGCAGCCCCTGCACGAGATCTAAGGTTTCGCGCCAAGCGAGATGCAGTTTGATTCGCGGAAGAAACACACCACCTGCCGCCAGTCTTTGCAAAAGTGTCGTAGTCTTTCCCATTGGCGGCATGCCATTCTGCGATCCAAGCACCGCTGGGGTTGAGATCGGTGTGGACTACGGGGGTCTTCGCATATCGCGGTCCTAGAAACAGGTCGCTGTTACGATTTAGAGCTTCGAGAGTTGATTCCCTATCCTTACTAGTTTCTGCATTATACTTGGGAATTTTAACGATAAACAGCGACACTCTTCTACCCTCTAGATCAACTTGAATTACGTTCTTCCCACGGTTCATTGGCTAAGGCTTTAAGCCTTTAGGGATCCTCGCGGTCGGCCACTTGGGCGAGCTTCCTAGCTGTTGAAAGACGGTTAGCCCAGGAATGCTCGTGCCAAATCGAATTCCAATCGGCACCACCGTGGCCGAATAACTTGAGCTGTATCAGAGTTTCAGCCAAGCTCGTTACATCAGCTTCACACGGTATAACCACACCGCTTGGCCCGAAAAACCTTTCAACAGGCGATCCGCTGAATGCGAGGAATCGCAGCCCTTTCTCTATGTAGGAAACAGACTTATAAGGAAACGCTTGACGAGCATAAGCTGATTCAAGCAACAGCACCCCAACAGTCTCCTGCGTTCTAGGTTCATAGCTGTCGAAGTCCCCGTTAAGAATCCTGATGTCGGGATGGTCTGCAATTCCACGTTGCAGCAACTCATCCAGAAGAATGTGCTGTTCAGCGGGGCGTACCAGAAAGTCAAATAGTAGAGATCTGTCACTCAGTCCTTGATCTTCGGAAAGTAGGTATTGCGCCACCGCGTCTAAATAGCTGGGCATCTTGTACGCACTGCCGATGCCGCCTGAATAGAGTAGTGTGACGCCAAGCTCCTCGCCTTCAATCCTTACGCAGTTTGCATGGTTTACTCCCGGCGGGAGTTCATCATTAGTAAATTGCACGTCGATTTCGCGGGCCACGAGCTGGTTGAAGAGCCGCGCACTTTCTTGCGAAGGACTGAGAATTGTACCAAAAGAACGGCTTATCCGTTCTAGCTCGAATTTTCCAGCAGCCCTTGCTTCCTGCGTACTTCCGCCCGAAACAATCTCTTCATCCAACCAATGCAAGTCGCGAACAAACCAAGCGGATGGGGTTGCTTGGCGAGCAGACAAGTGATCTAAAAGGCGATATAGCATGATAATGCCATCTTTCGCTCTAACCGGATTCGTCGAATTTTCCCCATACACGAAATCGCACCTCATACCACGTGAGACATATTCGCGAACTAGCTTTTCTCGACGCGCTAACACTCGTTGGTCAAAATTGAGTTGGATGGTGAGCGAGTCTTCTGACAACGCCAGGAACATATTCCGAATGCGTTGCGGGCGGGCTCCATCGGATCGGTTCTCAACTGCAGCGACGCTTGGAAAAAGTGAAAAGCTTCCGACGTCGCCGTAGTCTTCCCAAAACCATGGGACCTTCGTGCCTTCAAGGACGCTATCAAGAATCTCCCAGAAGGGACGCCCAACATCGATCTTGGGATCGATGTCAACTGGAGTCACTACCCGTTCAGGACTAATCAAACGGTAGGCCCACGTGGACGGGCTACCAACCACTACCCTCCGCAATGTTCGGGATGTCAAGCTTGCGCCAACCGTAGGGCGCACGACGATCGGATGCGGAGAATCAACGATCCCCGAGTAAGCTGCGACGCTATCCGCATCATCGTCCCAGAAATAGAGATGCGAGACCCCTCTCAGTCGAAGGGACACGGTACCCGAGTAGCTTCTAGAGGCCATAAAGTCCTTGTACCAATAGAAGGCATTGGACTCCATAAAACGAAGAGACACACCAAGAATGTCGACAACTTCTTGAAGCGCCACGATCGACGGCTCCAGCCGTAAGTCTTCGAGCTTGCGCTGCCGAGAGTCATATACGACAGCTACATCTCCGCTTGCGGAGGTGAACGGAGAGAGATCCAATGAGTTCTTAGCCGGATTCCAAAGAAACTGGGGAATTGTGGATCCGTGAGAAATAGCCTTTGTCATATCCCACTCGTTCATCAAAACAAGCGCTTCAGAAGCTTGACAAATGCTCTTGAATTGGACCACACGTTTACGGTTGCGACCACTAAAATCCAGATCGCCGTGCATCAAAACAGTTAAGAGCTTTACGCCCTCGAAGCGCTCAAGCGCAGTAACCGCAGCCTCAAACCCAAGCGCGACAACTAGATTCGGTAGAGATTCGGCGCCTGAATTATAAAAACGCTGCCGAATGAGTGAACTTACTCCCGGGGCCCAGGCTGGGGAGGTTAATTCTGGACCAAGAAAACGGTCCTCACGTTGGAAGTGCACGGAAGGCACCAACTGAAGGGCTTTCAGCTCATCCAACAGAAAACCTAAAATCGGGGAAATCCGATCAGTTGTAATCAGAATGTTCATTACAAACCCTTCAGCGCGTCATTAATTCGATTTCGCGAGCTACCGTTGCCTCCGCACCATTTAAATCTGCGCTTCGTTGGGCAGCGGCACGAGACATGGCCGAGAATAATTCTGGATCTCTAGCAACACGCAAGTACTCCTCAACCGCCGTTTCCACTTCGTCCTCCGCAAAGAGAATAGAGCAGCTGCTATCAGCAAACTCGGGAACCGCAGTCACCGGGCAAGTAATGGGCACAAGACCAGACGACATTGCCTCGTCACGTGAAACGCCCTGAGTATCGAATCTCGTGGGGACGATAAACATGCCAAATCTCTTGTGAAGATCCGCAATCTCCTCTTGTTTAATGAAATCCCGTCGCACGGTAACAACTTCATCGTCACGAAATTCATCGAATTCGTTGAAGTACTGACCATCTCCCACGATCAGAACTTCAAGATCTGCCCAGACAGGGGTCAGTTTCAGCTGGCGTAGGAACTCGGCGGCGATGTCCGCACCGTAGTTGTGGGCGTTAGCACTACGGACCCAAAGCAACTTGAATCGTTGCTGGGGATCCTTCTTCTCGTAGTCGAAAATCCGCGTGTCGACAAAGTTGTGAATAACTTCGCTGTTTTCTGAGCCGAAGTACACGCCCAGGTCATCCATGGCAGCTTCACGCCACCAGTCCGATACGAAAATAAACCTGTCTACGTTTGAGTTGACGATTTCTTTCCATACATCCTCAGTCCGGAGACTGCGCTCAATTCGAGCATTCAGCATGGCGACATCACGGATCCCGTAGGGCAACCTGGACCAATTCCTAGCCTCGTATCCGTGAATATAGAAAATTAGGTTCGCCGAATCGCGGATGTTTCCCTTGAGAACTTTCCACATCTCGGAGTTTGGGAAATGGACACTCACAGATGCGTATTCACGGGTGGAAATGAGGCCGGCTAGTTCGTTGACGTATCCGGCAAGTACTTTCACTCCGTCAAAATCGTACACGTCTGGTCGAACACGTTTGCCAAAAGCAACGACGTCGACTTCCAACCCCGCTTCTTGATAAAATTTTACGCGGCGATGCACAAAACCATTGGCGTACCGCTTCTCCTTCGACGGGTACTCGTTTGCGATAACAAGATGGCGTTGTCCCATCTCCTGTTTCGAGGTTTCACGAAGAAATTGTCGAGTAAAGCAGTATCGCTCTTCGCTCTCCAAGAGCTCTCCGGAGGGCAATTCAAGGCCTGGCCCCACCGTAAAGGTCTTACGGTGGGATTTTAAGTACTCGTTTTCTAGATAGAGTCTCGTGACGAGATCATCGTCTGAGTAACTAGGGGCAATTATCGACCGAGGGAGTGGGAGGTCGAAGTTCGGGTTCATTGTCTTCGCTATCCGATAGTCAGCCGTGCAACTCCATCCCATTTCTGGGGCTGGGTGACGTTCCTGCCGTCAAAGAGGACCTTCACACCAGGGATATCGCTCGGACTCAGTTCACGGTACTCGGCGTGGTCGGCCTGAATAATGGCTGCGCCCGCCTGCTCTCCAAGGTGGAACGGCTCCCACCCAAAGTTACGCAGTTCATCATCGGAATACATCGGATCATGAACCTTGACGATGGCACCCCGGCTCTGAAGGGCTCCAACTGTGGCGAAAACGCCGGAGAACGCGGTTTCCTTGACCCCACCTCGGTATGACGCACCAAACACCACGACTGTCTGGCCGTTGAGAGCCCCAGATTCCTTCTCCAGTGTCTGAACACAGTACTCGGGCATTCCTGCGTTGAAGAGTCTGGACTCGCGCACTATCGAGGCATCGGGATCGGTGGATAGGTACAGTCGCGGATAAACTGGGATGCAGTGGCCACCTACTGCGATTCCAGGACGATGGATGTGGCTGAAGGGCTGTGAATTACAAGCGTCGATAACAGAATTTACATCGATTCCTTCCTTATCAGCGTAAACAGCGAACTGGTTTGCCAATCCAATATTCACATCCCGATATGTTGTCTCGGCGAGCTTCGCCAGCTCCGACGCCTCAGCAGACCCTAGGTCCCATACCCCGTTTTCCCTCGGTAGATCATCGCGCTCATCAAACTGTAATGCACCCGCGTAGAACTGTCGGGCAAGATCAGCACCTTCCTCAGAGAGCCCACCTATCAGTTTCGGATACCGGCGCAAATCCTCAAAGACTCGCCCAGTCAATACTCGCTCTGGGCTAAATACCAAGTGGAAGTCGTGCCCCTCTTTAAGGCCACTGATCTTTTCGATCATTGGCTTCCACCGGTTACGGGTTGTACCAACTGGAAGAGTGGTCTCATACGAAATAAGGGTTCCCGGCGTGAGGTGCTCCGCCAAGGACTGCGTTGCTGAATCCATCCACCCAAAGTCAGGCTGCCACGTCTCCTCGTCAACAAAGAGGGGTACTACCAGGACGATGACATCAGCATCAGGAATGGCTGCGCCATAGTCTGTGGTAGCCCTAAGATGGCCACTGTTCACAACCTCCGCAAGATACTCCTCAAGGTGAGCTTCTCCGGGGAAAGGAGCGATGCCAGCGTTCACCTTATCGACTGTCTCCGCGTTCACATCGACGCCAGCAACTTCGAATCCGGATCGCGCGAACTGAACGGCCAGCGGAAGGCCGATCTTTCCAAGCGCGACAACTGCAACTTTTTTCATTTCTAAGCCTCCAAAAGGACAGTCTGGTTAGAATTTGCGGACTCAAGGGCAGCTTCAACAACGCGCATGGTCCGCAGCCCCTCAGCGAATGTAACGATCCCAGGTTTACCGTTCACGACCGCATCGCGGAATGCGCGGTGTTCCACAGATAGGGGCTCGGGCTTACTGATCGCGTAACGAATGACTTCGCCTTCAGAAACACCGCGGAAGTTGGATATCTGATCCCACTCGATTTCGTCGATACCGTTCTTGTAATAGGTAAGGTCACCCAGCACCGTTTCTGCGACTAGTGCGCCGTTCTCCCCTGTAACCACGGTCTTGCGCTCCTTGTAAGGGCTCATCCAGTTCACAAGGTGGTTGACGATGACTCCATTGGCGAGGATACCGTTGATCGACACAAAATCCTCGTAGTCACGTCCAGACGCATTGTTGGTAGTCGCCGAGATCGACTGATACTCACTCTTGGCTACCCAAGCTGTCAGATCGAGATCGTGTGTAGCCAAATCCTTGACTACGCCAACGTCTTTAATACGCGCTGGGAAGGGCGACTGGCGCACGGTTGCAATCTGATGGATCTGCCCCAGAAGGCCTTCTTCAATCTTCTCACGCATAGCGCGAATTGCCGGATTACAACGTTCCACGTATCCGACAGCCCCCACCACTCCATGTTCCTCAACAAGTCCAGTGAGCTCTCTAGCTTCTTCAATGGTGGCGGCGAGCGGCTTTTCGACTAATACGTGAATGCCATT includes the following:
- a CDS encoding glycosyltransferase family 4 protein is translated as MNPNFDLPLPRSIIAPSYSDDDLVTRLYLENEYLKSHRKTFTVGPGLELPSGELLESEERYCFTRQFLRETSKQEMGQRHLVIANEYPSKEKRYANGFVHRRVKFYQEAGLEVDVVAFGKRVRPDVYDFDGVKVLAGYVNELAGLISTREYASVSVHFPNSEMWKVLKGNIRDSANLIFYIHGYEARNWSRLPYGIRDVAMLNARIERSLRTEDVWKEIVNSNVDRFIFVSDWWREAAMDDLGVYFGSENSEVIHNFVDTRIFDYEKKDPQQRFKLLWVRSANAHNYGADIAAEFLRQLKLTPVWADLEVLIVGDGQYFNEFDEFRDDEVVTVRRDFIKQEEIADLHKRFGMFIVPTRFDTQGVSRDEAMSSGLVPITCPVTAVPEFADSSCSILFAEDEVETAVEEYLRVARDPELFSAMSRAAAQRSADLNGAEATVAREIELMTR
- a CDS encoding nucleotide sugar dehydrogenase — protein: MKKVAVVALGKIGLPLAVQFARSGFEVAGVDVNAETVDKVNAGIAPFPGEAHLEEYLAEVVNSGHLRATTDYGAAIPDADVIVLVVPLFVDEETWQPDFGWMDSATQSLAEHLTPGTLISYETTLPVGTTRNRWKPMIEKISGLKEGHDFHLVFSPERVLTGRVFEDLRRYPKLIGGLSEEGADLARQFYAGALQFDERDDLPRENGVWDLGSAEASELAKLAETTYRDVNIGLANQFAVYADKEGIDVNSVIDACNSQPFSHIHRPGIAVGGHCIPVYPRLYLSTDPDASIVRESRLFNAGMPEYCVQTLEKESGALNGQTVVVFGASYRGGVKETAFSGVFATVGALQSRGAIVKVHDPMYSDDELRNFGWEPFHLGEQAGAAIIQADHAEYRELSPSDIPGVKVLFDGRNVTQPQKWDGVARLTIG
- a CDS encoding Gfo/Idh/MocA family protein, with the translated sequence MADLRYGVVGLGSMGRHHVRNIRSLDGAELIAVADPFGDKFGVAGDTPLFTDVAQVIDAGVDAVVVAVPTSEHHAVAKQLIENGIHVLVEKPLAATIEEARELTGLVEEHGVVGAVGYVERCNPAIRAMREKIEEGLLGQIHQIATVRQSPFPARIKDVGVVKDLATHDLDLTAWVAKSEYQSISATTNNASGRDYEDFVSINGILANGVIVNHLVNWMSPYKERKTVVTGENGALVAETVLGDLTYYKNGIDEIEWDQISNFRGVSEGEVIRYAISKPEPLSVEHRAFRDAVVNGKPGIVTFAEGLRTMRVVEAALESANSNQTVLLEA